Proteins encoded in a region of the Deltaproteobacteria bacterium genome:
- the rnc gene encoding ribonuclease III, whose amino-acid sequence MEESDSLKSDQDSVPDLETSMGYHFIRPEILEQALTHRSYAAEHGTGPLDNERFEFLGDAVLELVVSHLLFKRYGERCREGELTRMRSFLVNESQLATQARKLGLGKHLRLGRGEDRSGGRDKPSILSDAFEAVVGAIYLDSGIDEVFSFIERCFGDLLDQAVDSGFGQDYKSRLQELTQSRFHSVPVYEIEKISGPDHQRTFYVAIQFNGEVLQRGSGRSKKEAEQDAARKALEILDI is encoded by the coding sequence ATGGAAGAATCCGACAGCTTAAAATCCGACCAAGATTCTGTGCCTGATTTAGAAACCAGCATGGGTTATCATTTTATCCGTCCCGAGATCCTGGAACAGGCCCTTACTCATCGATCATATGCAGCGGAGCATGGAACGGGCCCCTTGGATAATGAACGTTTTGAGTTCCTCGGTGATGCCGTCCTGGAGCTTGTAGTCAGCCATCTTCTTTTTAAGCGCTATGGAGAAAGGTGTAGAGAAGGTGAATTAACCCGAATGAGATCATTTCTTGTAAACGAGAGCCAGCTTGCCACACAGGCTCGAAAACTTGGACTGGGAAAACATCTTAGGCTGGGTAGGGGCGAAGACAGGAGCGGAGGACGTGATAAACCATCCATATTGTCCGATGCCTTTGAGGCAGTGGTAGGGGCCATTTATCTGGACAGCGGTATAGATGAGGTCTTTTCTTTTATTGAAAGGTGCTTTGGCGATTTGCTCGATCAGGCAGTGGACTCGGGGTTCGGTCAGGATTATAAGAGCAGACTTCAGGAATTGACTCAAAGCCGTTTTCATAGTGTACCTGTATATGAGATTGAAAAAATCAGCGGGCCTGATCATCAGCGTACATTTTATGTTGCAATTCAATTTAACGGTGAAGTGTTACAAAGGGGCAGCGGGCGCAGTAAAAAAGAGGCGGAACAGGATGCCGCCCGTAAGGCGCTGGAGATTTTAGATATTTGA